The following are from one region of the Candidatus Kryptoniota bacterium genome:
- the recA gene encoding recombinase RecA yields the protein MAEDKEAKLKALDIALTQIERDYGKGAVMKLGEGPIAKVDSISTGSISLDWALGIGGIPRGRITEIFGPESSGKTTLCLSVIAEAQRRGGIAAFIDAEHALDMNYAKRIGVDTNNLLLSQPEFGEQALDIVETLVRSGAIDVVVIDSVAALTPRAEIEGEMGDAQMGAQARLMSQALRKLTAAINKSNTSVVFTNQLRSKIGIVYGNPETTTGGNALKFYAAIRLDIRKRDHIKEGAEIIGNRVRVKVVKNKVAPPFKEVEFDIAYSEGISRVGDLLDVAVDQNIVQKSGTWFSYKSDRLGQGRDAAKKYFQDTPAALNELENEVRSKLGLGALKNGSNGGSNAPEKPEKQKEVKKQRD from the coding sequence ATGGCTGAAGACAAAGAAGCGAAACTTAAAGCGCTTGACATTGCGTTGACTCAAATCGAGCGCGACTATGGCAAAGGCGCCGTAATGAAATTGGGGGAAGGACCGATAGCGAAGGTCGACTCGATTTCTACGGGATCGATCTCATTGGACTGGGCGCTGGGAATCGGAGGAATACCGAGAGGTAGAATAACTGAGATTTTTGGTCCGGAATCTTCCGGGAAAACTACTTTGTGTCTGAGTGTCATTGCAGAGGCCCAACGTCGCGGTGGAATCGCGGCATTCATAGACGCTGAACATGCCCTTGATATGAATTACGCAAAGCGAATCGGCGTCGACACGAATAATTTGCTTCTCTCGCAGCCCGAATTCGGCGAACAGGCACTCGACATCGTCGAGACACTCGTCAGGAGCGGAGCGATTGATGTTGTGGTGATCGATTCTGTCGCCGCGCTCACGCCACGCGCTGAAATCGAAGGCGAAATGGGAGACGCCCAGATGGGCGCCCAGGCGCGACTTATGTCCCAGGCGCTGCGGAAACTAACTGCCGCGATCAACAAGAGCAACACGTCCGTGGTCTTTACGAATCAACTCAGAAGCAAAATCGGAATTGTGTACGGAAATCCCGAAACGACGACCGGAGGCAATGCTCTGAAATTTTATGCGGCCATTCGACTCGACATACGCAAGCGGGATCACATCAAAGAAGGAGCGGAAATCATCGGCAACCGGGTTCGGGTGAAAGTCGTGAAGAACAAAGTCGCTCCACCCTTTAAGGAAGTTGAGTTCGATATAGCTTACAGCGAAGGAATCTCCCGGGTGGGAGATCTGCTTGACGTGGCAGTCGATCAGAATATTGTTCAGAAGAGCGGTACATGGTTTTCGTACAAGTCAGATCGTTTAGGACAGGGAAGAGACGCCGCCAAAAAATATTTCCAGGATACTCCTGCGGCGCTAAACGAATTGGAAAACGAAGTCCGCAGCAAACTTGGACTTGGCGCGCTAAAGAATGGCAGTAACGGCGGATCAAATGCTCCTGAAAAACCGGAAAAACAAAAGGAAGTTAAGAAACAGAGAGACTAA
- a CDS encoding RecX family transcriptional regulator, giving the protein MRIASIERSGQGGKFKLVFEDGSAFVVRKEVLVDFGLRRNDDLSSEQIGRIQDAQNFTEGYLSAVRLLNYRMRTASELSGRLRKKGFQQEVIVRVLDKLGSFGLLDDSRFAEAFVATKTASKPLGRRELERRLREKGVSKELAAAAVAGIGTDERQFELACEAARSRMRSMQSLDLSKRRERLAAFLARRGFEWNTISKVLRKILKDDDDAVDI; this is encoded by the coding sequence ATGCGCATAGCTTCGATTGAAAGATCCGGTCAGGGAGGAAAGTTCAAGCTGGTGTTTGAAGACGGGAGCGCATTTGTCGTCAGGAAAGAAGTCCTCGTAGATTTTGGACTGCGACGGAACGACGACCTGAGTTCCGAGCAAATCGGCCGGATCCAGGACGCTCAGAATTTCACGGAGGGTTACCTTTCCGCCGTCCGACTTCTCAACTACAGAATGAGAACTGCTAGTGAACTCAGCGGGAGATTGCGGAAGAAAGGCTTTCAACAGGAGGTGATCGTCCGGGTGCTCGACAAATTAGGATCGTTTGGCTTGCTCGACGATTCCAGATTTGCCGAGGCATTCGTTGCCACTAAGACCGCATCCAAACCTCTCGGCAGGAGAGAACTGGAACGGAGGCTGCGTGAAAAGGGTGTGTCAAAGGAACTGGCCGCTGCAGCTGTTGCCGGGATCGGTACAGACGAAAGACAATTCGAGCTTGCGTGTGAAGCGGCACGTTCGAGAATGCGCAGCATGCAAAGCCTTGATTTATCCAAGCGGCGTGAACGGCTCGCAGCATTTCTCGCTCGCCGCGGATTTGAGTGGAATACAATCTCAAAGGTGCTTCGGAAAATTCTAAAGGACGATGATGATGCGGTCGATATTTAA
- a CDS encoding AI-2E family transporter produces the protein MRSIFKKNSFKVFLLIVFLLAALWFVSLLGSVFILFLLAILSTFLLSPLVEFLETRGVKRVYGILLIYGSIIAVIYGLVRTFLPPLLAQVVSLENAIKSPDFNVRVQAIQTELQSKLSFINFGNLSEKFNELTVELADKWVSIITSAGSVAMILVIVPFVTFFLLKDSDMMIRGMIALVPNKYFEMTLNIVQKIGIQLGIYIRAWLTEAAIVGTLSILGLLLIGVKYAVIIGVVAGVANLIPYLGPIVGAVPAIVVSLIQTGNLSMLVPILILFVAIRVADDIVIVPLVYSRSTSMHPLTIVVLILVAGELKGIVGMVLAMPLYTVLRVIAKETLWGLRSYSILKSGTGKSTLQTG, from the coding sequence ATGCGGTCGATATTTAAAAAGAATAGCTTCAAAGTATTTCTACTGATCGTATTCTTGCTGGCAGCGCTCTGGTTCGTCTCACTCCTGGGAAGCGTCTTCATACTTTTTCTCCTTGCGATTTTAAGCACGTTCCTGCTGTCACCGTTAGTCGAGTTTCTTGAGACAAGGGGTGTGAAGCGAGTCTATGGCATTCTCCTCATCTATGGATCGATAATTGCCGTAATCTATGGCCTCGTCAGGACTTTTCTTCCGCCCCTCCTTGCACAGGTGGTCAGTCTGGAAAACGCCATAAAGTCTCCCGATTTCAATGTCCGCGTCCAGGCAATCCAGACTGAACTGCAATCCAAATTATCATTTATCAATTTCGGGAATCTCTCCGAGAAATTTAACGAACTGACGGTTGAGCTTGCGGACAAATGGGTTTCAATTATCACGAGCGCCGGGTCCGTGGCGATGATCCTGGTTATAGTCCCGTTTGTCACTTTCTTTCTCCTGAAGGACAGTGATATGATGATCCGCGGAATGATCGCGCTGGTTCCGAATAAATACTTCGAGATGACTTTGAACATTGTTCAAAAGATTGGAATCCAGCTCGGGATTTACATCCGTGCCTGGCTTACGGAAGCTGCGATAGTCGGCACTCTTTCAATCCTCGGTCTCCTATTGATAGGCGTAAAGTACGCGGTTATTATCGGCGTGGTCGCCGGAGTTGCCAACCTCATCCCATATCTTGGACCGATAGTCGGTGCCGTCCCGGCTATAGTTGTCTCGCTTATCCAGACTGGAAACCTGAGCATGCTGGTTCCTATACTTATCCTTTTTGTCGCGATCAGAGTGGCAGACGACATCGTGATCGTACCCCTCGTCTACTCCCGAAGCACCTCGATGCATCCGTTAACGATTGTGGTCTTGATCCTGGTGGCGGGGGAGCTGAAAGGGATAGTAGGTATGGTTCTCGCGATGCCGCTCTACACTGTTCTCC